The following proteins are co-located in the candidate division KSB1 bacterium genome:
- a CDS encoding HAMP domain-containing protein, with protein MTPNYRHSGNVEHRSSLGATQDLFLSIITRFVRLVTSILDAIRSIWSRSKNIFVSFPIRQKLSIIIGLIVITVILVLSLIFQATEKRILTSKIEEICRLSVHYLASDIRDNLLLGEKDPHQLSGIKESVFKIKNQGINGLDYAWVINRRGELVAHSNWQPNEIGQKTIPEIDREQLLNLREPKIEEKETHYEYYYPVLILRKTAFEQTNYFLGVTGIGFSKAVLSTPIKEARKIIYTIALLVTVLSILGIYFLTQRMVQQIQALSEGARQIGQGNLNIKIAVNSRDELGQLAKEFNNMTMHLKEKMQMQKFVSQMTRQMIKKNVYSDERTATSEQCDIAVLFSDVRDFSRFSQRHSPEVVVKVINIYLDLQARIIEENYGIVDKFMGDQIMGVFEGANKHVNLLNAAVSIQKAIEKLNREREQLHLETLTVGIGINIGHAVLGNIGSKDRMDYTVVGDVVNLASRFCDVAKPGQIITSTKFLSMFNFIYPTVKLGAIAIKGRDEPVEICNIDYKRDFIE; from the coding sequence ATGACACCCAATTACCGACACTCGGGGAACGTTGAGCATCGCTCCTCGCTGGGTGCGACACAAGATCTTTTTTTGTCTATTATCACCCGCTTCGTTCGTTTGGTCACATCCATACTTGATGCTATTCGGTCGATCTGGTCGCGATCTAAAAATATCTTTGTCTCTTTTCCAATCCGACAGAAACTCAGCATCATCATCGGATTGATCGTGATTACGGTCATCCTTGTCCTGAGCCTAATTTTTCAAGCCACCGAAAAACGCATCTTGACCTCGAAAATCGAAGAGATCTGCCGGTTGTCGGTTCATTATCTCGCTTCAGACATTCGCGATAATCTGCTGTTAGGAGAGAAAGACCCTCATCAGCTCAGTGGCATTAAGGAGTCGGTGTTCAAAATCAAAAATCAGGGGATTAATGGCCTGGACTATGCCTGGGTAATCAATCGTCGTGGCGAGCTGGTCGCTCATAGCAATTGGCAGCCCAATGAAATTGGCCAAAAGACCATCCCAGAGATCGATCGAGAGCAATTACTCAATTTGCGCGAACCGAAGATCGAAGAGAAGGAGACCCATTACGAATATTACTACCCGGTTCTGATCCTGCGCAAAACTGCCTTTGAGCAGACCAACTATTTTCTCGGCGTCACCGGCATCGGATTCTCCAAAGCCGTTCTGTCGACTCCGATCAAAGAAGCCAGGAAGATCATCTACACGATTGCGTTATTGGTGACGGTCCTATCGATCTTGGGGATTTATTTTTTGACCCAGCGCATGGTGCAACAGATTCAAGCATTATCGGAGGGCGCTCGGCAGATTGGACAGGGGAATCTTAATATCAAGATCGCCGTGAATAGCCGCGATGAACTGGGGCAATTGGCAAAAGAGTTCAATAACATGACCATGCATCTCAAAGAAAAGATGCAGATGCAAAAGTTCGTCTCCCAAATGACTCGGCAGATGATCAAAAAGAACGTCTACTCCGATGAACGCACCGCCACCAGCGAACAATGTGACATTGCTGTGCTGTTTTCGGATGTTCGCGATTTTTCCCGGTTCTCCCAACGTCACAGTCCCGAAGTCGTTGTGAAAGTCATCAACATCTATCTTGATCTGCAGGCCAGGATCATCGAGGAAAATTATGGCATTGTGGATAAGTTTATGGGCGATCAAATCATGGGGGTGTTCGAGGGTGCAAACAAACATGTCAACCTGCTCAATGCCGCCGTTTCGATCCAGAAGGCCATCGAAAAGCTGAATCGCGAGCGAGAACAGCTTCATCTGGAGACCTTGACCGTCGGAATTGGCATCAATATTGGGCACGCGGTATTGGGGAACATTGGGTCTAAGGATCGAATGGATTACACGGTTGTAGGCGATGTAGTGAACCTTGCCTCTCGGTTCTGTGACGTGGCCAAACCAGGTCAAATCATCACATCGACCAAATTTCTTTCCATGTTTAATTTTATCTATCCGACTGTGAAATTGGGCGCGATCGCCATTAAAGGGAGAGATGAACCAGTCGAAATATGCAATATTGACTATAAGCGCGATTTTATCGAATAA
- a CDS encoding glycoside hydrolase family 127 protein: MFRIIPKFSSILLLLLVMLSCLSNEQRDYPIQPVAFTNVQITDEFWQPRMEINRTVTIPHAFKKCEETGRLDNFAIAAGLKSGEQQGSYPFDDTDVYKTIEGASYCLMLSPHPKLEAYLDSVIALIAAAQEPDGYLYTARTNKAERLKNWFGEKRWEKLQSSHELYNLGHLYEAAVAHYQAIGKRNLLDVALKSAELLNRTFGYGKLQIPPGHQVIEMGLVKLYRVTGEPKYLNLAKFFLDVRGKPLDGRQLWGEYCQDHKPVIEQDEAVGHAVRAAYMYAGMADVAALTGDPKYARAIDRLWENVVSKKLYITGGIGATGAGEAFGKNYELPNMSAYNETCAAIGNVFWNHRLFLLHGHSKYIDVLERTLYNGLISGVSLDGKSFFYPNPLASVGQHARSPWFGCACCPGNIARFMASIPGYVYAHRDKEIYINLFIDNNAAIRIKDQIVKIQQRTRYPWDGSVIITINPEIENRAFSILIRVPGWALNQPVPSHLYRFLDSSDQQHWFTLNGNHISPPIKHGYAVINKKWHRGDTIELDFPMPIRRIVAHDSVKADRGRVALQRGPIVYCVEWPDVQDGHVLNLVLPDSSKLSSEFRADLLNGVQIITGKAIALRVSKDASSLEKSDQRFLAIPYYAWAHRGRGEMAVWLAREESAAKPLGHPTLASQSKVTVSFGHNPEAIHDQLEPQRSGDHEVPFFHWWDHKGTTEWVQYDFPQPEEVSTVGIYWFDDTGVGECRVPLSWKILYKLGNEWKPVYTEDNYGVAKDRYNEVVFETVRTTALRLEIQSQPGFAGGIHEWIVR; this comes from the coding sequence ATGTTCAGAATTATCCCAAAATTCTCCTCGATTTTGTTATTATTATTGGTGATGCTCTCTTGTTTGTCCAATGAACAGAGAGACTATCCTATACAGCCAGTTGCTTTCACCAACGTGCAGATCACCGATGAATTTTGGCAGCCACGGATGGAAATCAATCGGACAGTCACCATTCCTCATGCGTTCAAGAAATGTGAAGAAACAGGTCGACTGGACAATTTTGCCATCGCGGCGGGTTTAAAATCGGGAGAACAGCAGGGGAGCTATCCTTTTGACGATACCGACGTCTATAAGACGATTGAAGGAGCGTCTTATTGTCTGATGCTAAGCCCTCATCCTAAATTGGAGGCTTATCTGGATAGCGTCATCGCGTTGATCGCTGCGGCCCAAGAACCAGATGGATATCTTTATACTGCCCGGACCAACAAAGCGGAGCGACTCAAGAATTGGTTCGGTGAAAAGCGCTGGGAAAAACTTCAGAGTAGCCATGAATTGTACAATCTGGGACATTTGTACGAAGCAGCCGTCGCCCATTATCAAGCCATTGGCAAACGCAATTTGCTCGATGTGGCATTGAAAAGCGCCGAGCTACTTAATCGAACGTTCGGCTATGGAAAATTGCAGATTCCGCCTGGTCACCAGGTGATCGAAATGGGATTGGTTAAACTCTATCGGGTCACTGGTGAACCAAAGTATTTGAATCTGGCGAAATTTTTTCTCGATGTTCGCGGTAAGCCGTTAGACGGTCGTCAACTTTGGGGAGAATATTGCCAGGATCACAAGCCTGTGATCGAACAGGATGAAGCAGTTGGACATGCAGTACGAGCGGCTTACATGTACGCGGGCATGGCGGATGTGGCTGCACTCACTGGCGACCCCAAATATGCGAGGGCCATCGATCGCCTATGGGAAAACGTGGTCAGCAAAAAGCTCTATATTACTGGTGGCATTGGGGCAACTGGGGCTGGCGAGGCGTTCGGGAAAAACTATGAGTTGCCCAATATGAGCGCGTATAACGAAACCTGCGCAGCCATTGGCAATGTGTTCTGGAACCATCGATTATTTTTGCTGCATGGGCATTCAAAATATATTGATGTGCTGGAGCGGACCCTTTACAATGGTTTGATATCGGGCGTGTCGCTGGATGGAAAATCCTTTTTCTACCCCAATCCATTGGCCTCAGTGGGACAACATGCCCGCAGCCCGTGGTTTGGATGTGCATGCTGCCCTGGCAACATTGCGCGATTTATGGCGTCCATTCCAGGTTATGTTTATGCCCATCGCGATAAAGAAATTTACATCAACTTGTTCATTGATAATAATGCTGCGATTCGAATAAAAGATCAAATAGTTAAGATTCAACAACGAACGCGTTATCCCTGGGACGGATCGGTGATCATCACCATCAATCCAGAGATCGAGAACCGAGCATTCTCCATTTTGATCCGCGTTCCCGGGTGGGCACTGAATCAGCCAGTCCCTAGCCATTTGTACCGATTTTTGGATTCATCCGATCAACAGCATTGGTTCACGCTAAATGGGAATCACATTTCACCACCGATTAAGCATGGCTATGCTGTGATCAACAAAAAATGGCATCGCGGGGATACAATAGAACTTGACTTCCCTATGCCAATCCGGAGAATCGTGGCTCATGATAGCGTGAAAGCCGATCGCGGCAGGGTCGCGCTGCAGCGCGGGCCGATTGTTTATTGCGTTGAATGGCCTGATGTACAGGACGGACATGTTCTAAATTTGGTACTACCAGATAGCTCAAAATTATCCAGCGAATTTCGAGCTGATTTGCTCAACGGCGTCCAAATCATTACCGGCAAAGCCATTGCCCTTCGAGTAAGCAAAGATGCTTCTTCGTTAGAAAAAAGTGATCAACGTTTCTTAGCGATTCCTTATTACGCCTGGGCACATCGAGGTAGGGGCGAAATGGCCGTGTGGTTAGCAAGAGAAGAGTCTGCCGCAAAACCATTAGGTCATCCGACCCTGGCATCTCAAAGCAAAGTGACCGTCTCGTTCGGCCACAATCCTGAGGCGATTCATGACCAATTGGAGCCCCAGCGCTCAGGAGATCATGAAGTGCCCTTTTTCCATTGGTGGGATCATAAGGGCACAACCGAATGGGTGCAATATGATTTCCCTCAGCCTGAGGAGGTATCAACTGTCGGAATTTATTGGTTCGACGATACTGGAGTCGGTGAATGCCGGGTGCCGTTATCGTGGAAAATCCTCTATAAATTGGGAAATGAATGGAAACCGGTCTATACGGAAGACAATTATGGCGTAGCAAAGGATCGATACAATGAAGTCGTGTTCGAGACGGTAAGAACCACGGCGCTGCGATTGGAGATCCAATCCCAGCCCGGTTTTGCTGGGGGGATTCATGAGTGGATTGTTCGATAG
- a CDS encoding ribulokinase — translation MNTNEHYVIGIDFGTDSVRTLIVDAADGSEVATDVQYYPRWKQGKYCDPGRNQFRQHPLDHIECLEASVRNALARAPKGIAQKVRGLSIDTTGSTPAPVDRNGTPLALTPGFEENPNAMFILWKDHTAVKEAEEINRLAKSWGGEDFTKYSGGVYSSEWFWSKILHVLREDEQVRRAAFSWVEHCDWLPALLTGNTDPLQIKRSRTAAGHKAMWHASWGGLPSEQFLTKLDPLLAGLRDRLYRESFTGDVPVGKLTPEWAQRLGLSNNVIVGVGSFDAHFGAIGAEIQPHLLVKVMGTSTCDMMITELPRNGEHLVRGICGQVDGSIVPGYLGLEAGQSAFGDVYAWFKELLMWPLQNLSFDLPGAKHRALIQSIDEAIIPALSQAAEKLPISGNGILALDWLNGRRTPDANQALRGAITGLNLGSNAPQIFRALVEATAFGAKRIVDRFIEEGVEIRGVIAVGGIPKKSPFVMQVTANVLNMPIKVIASEQAVALGTAMAAATACGLYPDIPTAQRAMGSGFEREYQPNPDQAMQYQQLYQKYLKLCDWIEHEFTS, via the coding sequence ATGAATACCAATGAGCATTATGTTATAGGGATTGATTTCGGGACCGATTCTGTTCGTACTTTAATCGTAGATGCAGCGGATGGATCAGAGGTCGCTACGGATGTGCAGTATTATCCGAGATGGAAGCAGGGGAAATATTGCGATCCAGGCAGAAACCAGTTTCGCCAGCATCCCCTGGACCATATTGAGTGTCTGGAAGCATCGGTGCGCAATGCGCTGGCGCGTGCGCCCAAAGGCATAGCTCAGAAAGTCCGTGGCCTCTCCATCGATACCACGGGATCGACCCCTGCACCAGTAGATCGCAATGGCACACCTTTGGCGCTCACGCCTGGCTTCGAAGAAAACCCCAATGCCATGTTCATCCTCTGGAAGGACCATACCGCAGTGAAAGAAGCTGAGGAGATCAACCGGTTGGCGAAGAGCTGGGGCGGTGAGGATTTCACCAAATATTCTGGAGGCGTTTATTCCTCTGAGTGGTTCTGGTCCAAAATTTTGCACGTGCTCAGAGAAGATGAACAGGTCCGACGGGCCGCGTTTTCCTGGGTAGAACATTGCGATTGGCTGCCAGCACTGCTCACTGGCAATACCGATCCACTGCAAATTAAGCGCAGCCGCACCGCCGCGGGTCATAAAGCCATGTGGCACGCCTCTTGGGGTGGCCTCCCCTCAGAGCAGTTTCTCACCAAGCTCGATCCTTTGTTAGCAGGCTTGCGCGATCGGCTTTACCGAGAAAGCTTTACTGGCGATGTGCCAGTCGGCAAATTAACCCCAGAATGGGCGCAACGATTGGGCTTATCCAATAATGTCATTGTTGGAGTTGGTTCCTTCGATGCCCATTTTGGAGCGATCGGCGCTGAAATTCAGCCCCACCTCCTCGTCAAAGTCATGGGCACATCCACGTGTGATATGATGATCACTGAACTCCCTCGAAATGGCGAACATCTGGTGCGGGGAATCTGCGGCCAGGTGGACGGCTCTATTGTGCCCGGATATCTGGGGTTAGAGGCAGGGCAATCCGCTTTCGGTGACGTCTATGCTTGGTTCAAAGAACTTCTCATGTGGCCACTTCAAAATCTGTCCTTTGATCTGCCAGGAGCCAAACACCGAGCTTTGATCCAGAGCATCGATGAAGCAATTATTCCTGCACTGTCCCAAGCAGCGGAAAAGCTGCCGATCAGCGGCAATGGCATCTTGGCATTGGACTGGCTCAACGGCCGCCGCACTCCAGATGCCAATCAGGCTTTGAGAGGTGCCATCACTGGATTGAATTTGGGTTCCAATGCCCCTCAAATTTTCCGAGCTTTGGTGGAGGCTACTGCATTTGGCGCAAAGCGGATCGTCGATCGATTTATTGAAGAGGGGGTGGAAATCCGAGGCGTCATCGCTGTTGGCGGGATCCCGAAAAAATCTCCGTTTGTAATGCAAGTGACCGCCAATGTACTCAATATGCCCATTAAGGTCATTGCCTCCGAACAGGCGGTAGCTTTGGGCACAGCGATGGCAGCAGCCACTGCGTGCGGACTATATCCCGATATTCCAACCGCCCAGCGCGCCATGGGAAGCGGATTTGAGCGCGAATACCAGCCGAATCCAGATCAGGCAATGCAGTATCAACAGCTTTATCAGAAATATCTAAAACTCTGCGACTGGATCGAACATGAGTTCACTTCCTGA
- a CDS encoding galactose mutarotase → MTIEKQFFGQTEDGRIVDLYTLTNSNGVTVQITNYGGIVTSLLVPDKNGKIGDVVLGYDNLDGYLKASPYFGCIVGRYGNRIAKGKFTLNGKTYNLATNNGPNHLHGGVRGFDKVVWQAKPIKSQDAVGLELSYLSPDGEEGYPGNLSVKVTYTLTNENALHIDYEASSDQPTICNLTHHSYFNLKDGGASPILDHELMLNADYFTPVDETLIPTGELRPVDGTPFDFRRPTPIGARINVDDEQIKYGLGYDHNFVLNGNMGELRMVGKLREASTGRVMEIWTTEPGLQFYSGNFLDGSIIGKNGTTYYHRHGLCLETQHFPDSPNHPNFPSTVLNPGEKYQTTTIYKFMVEK, encoded by the coding sequence ATGACAATTGAAAAGCAATTCTTTGGTCAGACGGAAGACGGGAGGATCGTGGATCTCTATACTTTGACCAATAGCAATGGAGTGACCGTTCAAATCACCAATTACGGCGGGATTGTTACTTCTCTTTTGGTCCCAGATAAAAATGGGAAAATTGGCGATGTGGTTTTAGGCTATGACAATTTGGATGGATATTTGAAGGCCAGTCCCTATTTCGGCTGCATCGTCGGCCGTTATGGCAATCGCATTGCCAAAGGCAAGTTTACTCTAAATGGTAAAACTTATAATTTGGCCACCAATAATGGACCAAACCATCTCCATGGCGGAGTGAGAGGCTTTGATAAAGTGGTCTGGCAGGCCAAACCAATAAAAAGCCAGGATGCTGTCGGTTTGGAATTATCCTATTTGAGCCCTGATGGAGAAGAAGGTTATCCCGGCAATTTATCGGTGAAAGTAACCTATACTTTGACCAATGAAAATGCACTTCATATCGATTATGAGGCCAGTTCTGATCAGCCGACCATTTGCAACCTAACACATCATAGCTATTTCAACCTGAAAGATGGTGGCGCCAGCCCCATTTTGGATCATGAATTAATGCTAAATGCGGATTACTTCACCCCGGTGGACGAGACGCTCATCCCGACTGGCGAATTGCGGCCAGTGGACGGAACTCCTTTTGACTTCAGGCGCCCCACTCCGATCGGAGCCCGGATCAATGTCGATGATGAACAGATCAAATACGGATTGGGCTATGACCACAATTTCGTGCTCAACGGAAATATGGGCGAATTGAGAATGGTCGGGAAGCTGCGCGAGGCCTCAACTGGCCGCGTGATGGAGATCTGGACCACAGAGCCAGGGCTTCAATTCTACTCTGGCAATTTTCTCGATGGTAGCATCATCGGCAAAAATGGCACGACTTATTACCATCGGCATGGTCTGTGCTTAGAAACGCAACATTTCCCAGATTCTCCTAACCATCCCAATTTTCCGTCCACGGTTCTGAATCCTGGGGAGAAATATCAAACGACGACCATCTATAAATTTATGGTCGAAAAATAA
- the araA gene encoding L-arabinose isomerase — MINYDNLEAWFVTGSQHLYGEMALRQVTEDSKKIADALSRSTRIPVKIIYKPVVTTADEIYHLCQSANSSPNCIGLITWMHTFSPAKMWIAGLKALQKPLAHLHTQFNRNLPWAEIDMDFMNLHQSAHGDREFGFICTRLKLERKVIVGYWEDADVQDELATWLRAAAAWHDAQGAKIARFGDNMREVAVTEGDKVEAQWRLGYSVNGYGLGDLVRYIEQVPDQEVDRLSAEYWDQYRVSESMRKRPNFDHSIREAARIELGLRAFLQDGNFKAFTTTFEDLHGLEQLPGLAVQRLMADGYGFGAEGDWKTAALVRAMKVMGAGIDAGTSFMEDYTYHLAPSVNQMKVLGAHMLEVCASLADGQPSLEVHPLSIGGKADPARLVFNVKSGPAVNASLIDLGHRFRLIVNEVAVVPPDDPLPKLPVARAVWIPKPNLKIAAGAWILAGGAHHTGFSQAVKPAHLADFARMAGIEYLIINDETKISEFEKELRWNELSFALAK; from the coding sequence ATGATCAATTATGATAATTTAGAAGCTTGGTTTGTCACTGGGAGTCAGCATCTTTACGGTGAAATGGCGCTCAGGCAAGTGACTGAGGATTCAAAGAAGATTGCCGACGCCCTTTCCCGCTCGACGAGAATTCCAGTGAAAATCATATATAAGCCAGTAGTAACTACAGCGGATGAGATTTATCATCTCTGTCAGTCGGCGAATTCATCGCCAAATTGCATCGGTTTGATCACCTGGATGCATACCTTTTCCCCGGCTAAGATGTGGATCGCTGGTTTGAAAGCCCTACAGAAACCATTGGCTCATTTACACACTCAATTCAACCGAAACCTTCCCTGGGCTGAAATCGACATGGATTTCATGAACCTGCACCAATCGGCGCACGGCGATCGCGAGTTCGGTTTTATCTGCACAAGGCTAAAACTGGAACGAAAAGTGATCGTGGGCTATTGGGAGGATGCGGATGTTCAGGATGAGCTGGCCACTTGGTTGCGGGCAGCGGCAGCCTGGCATGATGCTCAAGGCGCCAAAATCGCCCGCTTCGGCGACAACATGAGAGAAGTCGCAGTCACCGAAGGCGACAAAGTCGAAGCCCAATGGCGCTTAGGATATTCGGTCAATGGATATGGCCTGGGCGATTTGGTGCGATACATTGAACAAGTGCCCGACCAAGAAGTCGATCGGCTCAGTGCCGAATATTGGGATCAATATCGCGTCTCAGAATCAATGCGCAAGCGCCCCAATTTCGATCATTCAATTCGTGAGGCAGCGCGAATCGAACTGGGCTTGCGCGCGTTTCTCCAGGATGGCAATTTTAAAGCTTTTACAACCACCTTCGAAGACCTCCACGGGTTGGAACAATTGCCTGGCCTTGCCGTGCAACGCCTAATGGCCGATGGCTATGGTTTCGGCGCTGAAGGGGATTGGAAGACGGCTGCGTTGGTCCGGGCCATGAAAGTCATGGGCGCTGGTATTGACGCTGGAACTTCATTTATGGAAGATTACACTTATCATTTGGCTCCATCAGTGAATCAGATGAAAGTATTGGGCGCTCACATGCTCGAGGTCTGCGCATCGCTGGCCGATGGTCAACCTTCATTGGAAGTTCATCCACTCTCCATCGGCGGCAAAGCTGACCCAGCGCGATTGGTCTTTAATGTGAAATCAGGACCGGCAGTCAATGCAAGTCTCATCGATCTTGGACACCGGTTTCGCCTAATCGTCAACGAAGTCGCGGTCGTTCCCCCAGATGATCCCTTGCCAAAATTACCCGTGGCTCGGGCTGTGTGGATTCCCAAACCAAACCTCAAGATCGCTGCTGGCGCGTGGATTCTCGCTGGTGGGGCTCATCACACCGGTTTTAGTCAGGCAGTAAAACCCGCTCATCTGGCAGATTTTGCCAGGATGGCTGGAATAGAATATCTGATCATCAATGATGAAACGAAAATTTCAGAATTTGAGAAAGAGCTAAGATGGAATGAATTATCCTTTGCTTTGGCCAAATAA
- a CDS encoding sodium:solute symporter, producing the protein MGSALGWIDLTVVAGYFIIILGLAWWVIRQRQNTTTDYFLAGRHLGWFIIGASIFASNIGSEHLVGLAGSGATDGVAMAHYELHAWCLLVLAWVMVPFYMRSKVFTMPEFLERRFSPTARTVLSVISLVAYVLTKIAVGIFAGGVVFSVLLPDVNFMGLDSFWVGSILVIVLTGIYTILGGLRAVAYTEALQTIILIIGSMLVTVFGLKAIGGWSELRAVAGSEMFNLWKPLVPDGLAGTWAPVKESTRMAWYFNDNYPWLGMLFCAPIIGLWYWCTDQYIVQRALGAPNEREARRGSIWAAYLKLLPVFIFIIPGIISFALAKSGKVAAIQQVFFDGSGNLLRDRAQEAFPLLVAHVLPVGVRGIVVAGLLAALMSSLAGVFNASSTLFTMDFYSRLRPQSTQQHLVWVGRLATAVMVLIGLLWIPVIRGGKGLYDYLQGVQSYLAPPIFVVFFFGVFMKRLNAKGCLAALITGFLLGLFRMAVDTPVKLIGNFQYEYGSFLWIVNHIYFQYYSLLIFIISIIIMIVVSYLTEEPSYDRITGLTFSTMTEEHRRQTRESWNYKDVVYSMIVLALILAAYLYFTG; encoded by the coding sequence ATGGGATCAGCTTTAGGATGGATTGATCTGACGGTGGTAGCGGGCTATTTTATCATCATTCTGGGGCTGGCGTGGTGGGTCATTCGCCAGCGACAGAATACGACCACAGACTACTTTCTCGCTGGCCGGCACCTGGGCTGGTTTATCATCGGTGCGTCTATCTTTGCTTCAAACATTGGCTCGGAACACTTGGTCGGCTTGGCTGGCTCAGGTGCCACAGATGGCGTTGCCATGGCGCATTATGAGCTTCATGCCTGGTGCTTGTTGGTGTTGGCCTGGGTAATGGTGCCGTTCTATATGCGTTCCAAAGTCTTCACCATGCCCGAATTTTTGGAACGACGCTTCTCACCCACTGCCCGAACGGTCCTCTCCGTGATTTCTCTGGTCGCCTACGTGCTGACAAAAATTGCGGTTGGCATTTTTGCTGGCGGTGTCGTGTTCAGTGTGCTCCTGCCAGATGTGAATTTCATGGGACTGGATAGTTTTTGGGTCGGTTCCATCTTAGTGATCGTGCTGACGGGCATTTATACGATTCTCGGCGGGTTGCGGGCAGTCGCATATACTGAAGCGCTACAAACCATCATTCTTATCATCGGCTCAATGTTGGTGACCGTTTTTGGTTTGAAAGCCATCGGTGGTTGGAGCGAACTGCGGGCTGTAGCTGGATCAGAAATGTTCAACCTTTGGAAACCATTGGTTCCGGATGGGTTGGCAGGTACCTGGGCACCGGTGAAAGAGTCCACTCGGATGGCCTGGTATTTTAATGACAATTACCCTTGGCTCGGCATGTTGTTCTGCGCTCCCATTATCGGGCTCTGGTACTGGTGTACCGATCAATACATTGTTCAACGCGCGCTGGGAGCCCCAAATGAACGCGAAGCGCGTCGCGGTTCCATTTGGGCCGCTTATTTGAAACTCCTGCCTGTGTTCATTTTCATCATCCCTGGGATCATCAGTTTTGCATTAGCAAAGAGCGGCAAGGTCGCTGCCATCCAGCAGGTATTCTTCGATGGTTCGGGCAATTTACTCCGCGATCGCGCCCAAGAAGCCTTCCCCCTTCTTGTGGCTCACGTATTGCCAGTCGGTGTCCGGGGCATCGTGGTGGCCGGCCTTCTGGCTGCTTTGATGAGCTCTCTGGCTGGCGTCTTTAACGCCTCCTCCACTCTATTCACCATGGATTTTTATTCTCGCCTCCGACCCCAATCCACCCAACAACACCTCGTTTGGGTCGGTCGCCTTGCCACAGCCGTGATGGTGCTCATCGGTTTGCTGTGGATCCCAGTGATCCGAGGCGGCAAAGGATTGTACGACTATTTACAGGGAGTTCAATCCTATTTAGCACCGCCAATCTTCGTCGTGTTCTTCTTCGGCGTTTTCATGAAGCGGCTCAATGCCAAAGGATGCCTCGCCGCTCTCATCACTGGGTTTCTTTTGGGACTATTTCGAATGGCTGTCGATACGCCAGTCAAGCTTATTGGCAATTTTCAATATGAATATGGCTCGTTTCTATGGATCGTAAATCACATCTATTTTCAGTATTATAGCCTGCTGATCTTTATCATTTCTATCATCATTATGATCGTCGTCAGCTATTTGACCGAAGAGCCTTCGTATGATCGAATAACTGGCTTAACTTTCTCCACGATGACCGAGGAGCACCGAAGGCAAACTCGAGAGAGTTGGAACTATAAAGACGTCGTTTATTCGATGATCGTATTGGCCCTGATCCTGGCGGCTTATTTGTACTTTACTGGATAA